A genomic segment from Malus domestica chromosome 05, GDT2T_hap1 encodes:
- the LOC103436229 gene encoding probable alkaline/neutral invertase B, with amino-acid sequence MSAPNADLSHNGDMRHVDSLCTVAEIDEIDFSKLLDKPSLLNMERKRSFDERSLSELSVAVSPHPSSRNAENTSRFFEPPEYVFSPCSRMSLMGTPRSQMGFEPHPMIGEAWATLRRSLVFFRGQPVGTIAASDTTEENLNYDQVFVRDFVPSGLAFLMNGEPEIVKNFILKTLRLQSWEKKIDRFHLGEGVMPASFKVLHDPVRNSETLIADFGESAIGRVAPVDSGFWWIILLRAYTKSTGDSSLAELPECQKGMRLILSLCLSEGFDTFPTLLCADGCCMIDRRMGVYGYPIEIQALFFMALRCALLLLKHDDEGKEFIERISKRLHALSYHMRSYFWLDFKQLNDIYRYKTEEYSHTAVNKFNVIPDSLPDWVFDFMPTRGGYFIGNVSPARMDFRWFCLGNCVAILSSLATPEQSMAIMDLIESRWEELAGEMPLKVCYPAIENHEWKIVTGCDPKNTRWSYHNGGSWPVLLWLLTAASIKTGRPQIARRAIELAESRLLKDNWPEYYDGKLGRYVGKQARKFQTWSVAGYLVAKMMLEDPSHLGMIALEDDKQMKPAMRRSNSWTC; translated from the exons ATGTCAGCGCCCAATGCGGATTTGTCCCACAATGGAGATATGAGACATGTTGATTCACTATGTACTGTGGCAgaaattgatgaaattgatTTTTCAAAGTTACTAGACAAACCAAGCCTTCTGAATATGGAGAGAAAAAGATCATTTGATGAGAGGTCACTCAGTGAACTATCTGTTGCGGTGTCCCCACATCCCTCATCGAGAAATGCTGAGAACACTTCCAGATTTTTTGAACCTCCTGAGTACGTATTTTCGCCGTGTAGTAGAATGTCACTCATGGGTACCCCTAGGTCCCAGATGGGCTTTGAGCCACATCCAATGATTGGTGAAGCTTGGGCTACTTTGAGGCGTTCATTGGTGTTTTTCCGTGGTCAGCCAGTTGGGACAATTGCTGCCTCAGATACCACAGAAGAAAATCTTAACTATGACCAG GTGTTTGTTCGAGACTTCGTCCCCAGCGGATTGGCTTTTCTCATGAATGGTGAACCAGAAATAGTTAAAAATTTTATCTTGAAGACTCTTCGTCTTCAGTCGTGGGAGAAAAAGATTGATAGGTTTCATCTAGGAGAAGGAGTAATGCCAGCTAGTTTCAAAGTACTCCATGATCCTGTCCGGAATAGTGAGACTTTAATAGCAGATTTTGGTGAGAGTGCGATAGGAAGAGTTGCTCCTGTTGATTCTGGATTTTGGTGGATCATATTGCTTCGAGCATACACAAAATCCACTGGAGACTCTTCATTGGCTGAACTGCCTGAATGCCAGAAGGGTATGCGGCTTATTCTAAGTTTATGCCTATCGGAGGGGTTTGATACATTTCCAACCCTTCTTTGTGCTGATGGATGCTGCATGATTGATCGTAGAATG GGTGTTTACGGGTATCCCATCGAAATTCAGGCTCTCTTCTTCATGGCTTTAAGATGTGCTTTGCTTCTTCTTAAGCACGATGATGAGGGGAAGGAGTTTATTGAGCGCATATCAAAACGCCTTCATGCCTTGAGCTATCACATGAGAAGTTACTTTTGGCTAGACTTTAAGCAGTTAAATGACATATATCGTTATAAAACTGAAGAATATTCGCATACAGCAGTCAACAAGTTCAATGTGATACCAGATTCTCTTCCGGACTGGGTTTTTGACTTTATGCCAACTCGTGGTGGTTACTTTATAGGGAATGTCAGTCCTGCCAGAATGGATTTCCGTTGGTTTTGCTTGGGTAATTGTGTAGCGATTCTTTCGTCCTTGGCAACCCCTGAACAATCTATGGCAATAATGGATCTAATAGAATCACGATGGGAGGAATTGGCAGGAGAAATGCCACTAAAGGTCTGTTATCCAGCAATAGAAAATCATGAATGGAAGATTGTAACAGGCTGCGACCCGAAAAATACTAGATGGAGCTACCACAATGGGGGATCTTGGCCAG TGCTCTTATGGCTTCTCACTGCTGCATCCATCAAGACTGGGAGGCCCCAGATAGCTAGACGCGCCATTGAACTTGCCGAGAGCAGGTTGCTGAAAGACAACTGGCCTGAGTACTACGATGGGAAACTTGGTCGTTATGTTGGGAAGCAAGCCCGTAAATTCCAGACCTGGTCAGTTGCGGGGTACTTGGTAGCGAAGATGATGTTGGAAGACCCATCTCATTTGGGGATGATAGCGCTCGAGGATGACAAACAGATGAAGCCAGCAATGAGGAGATCAAATTCGTGGACTTGCTAA
- the LOC139196150 gene encoding uncharacterized mitochondrial protein AtMg00810-like: MATSSKGLFLNQRRYVLDLLDEAGMLNCKPASTPLVSRLQVDAPNEPLPNPRVYQRVVGKLIYLTITRPDIAYSVSFVSQFMHSPSMIHWESVKRILRYLKGSIGKGLLMQKHGSNHIMAYTDADWVGNALDRKSTTGFCTFVGGNLVTWKSKKQTVVARSSVEAEYRAMAATACELIWLKILLTDLGCVNNEHMSLFCDNQAAMHIASNPVFHEEQSTLKLIAITSEHKSNPKSSTPCTLEVMINLLTCLQKLSTLHISKDC, encoded by the coding sequence ATGGCTACTTCCTCCAAGGGTTTGTTCTTAAATCAAAGGAGGTATGTTCTTGATCTATTGGATGAAGCTGGCATGTTGAATTGCAAGCCCGCTTCTACTCCTCTGGTGAGTAGACTTCAAGTAGATGCACCCAATGAACCATTACCAAACCCTAGGGTTTATCAACGTGTGGTAGGAAAACTAATCTACCTCACTATCACCAGACCTGATATTGCTTATTCTGTAAGTTTTGTCagtcaatttatgcactctCCCTCGATGATTCACTGGGAGAGTGTCAAAAGGATACTCAGATACTTGAAGGGATCCATTGGCAAAGGCTTACTCATGCAAAAACATGGTTCAAatcatatcatggcatacactGATGCTGACTGGGTGGGTAATGCCCTCGATCGCAAGTCTACCACTGGTTTCTGTACTTTTGTTGGTGGCAATCTTGTGACATggaaaagtaaaaaacaaacCGTGGTTGCAAGATCAAGTGTTGAGGCTGAATATAGAGCCATGGCAGCCACGGCTTGTGAATTAATTTGGTTAAAAATTCTCCTAACGGATCTTGGTTGCGTCAACAATGAACATATGTCCTTGTTTTGTGACAACCAAGCTGCCATGCATATAGCTTCAAATCCGGTATTCCACGAAGAACAAAGCACATTGAAGTTGATTGCCATTACATCTGAGCACAAGTCCAATCCAAAGTCATCAACACCGTGTACACTCGAAGTTATGATCAACTTGCTGACTTGTTTACAAAAGCTCTCGACTCTACACATTTCCAAAGATTGTTGA
- the LOC103436228 gene encoding type III polyketide synthase B, giving the protein MGSEHVVQGGFPMKANAGNATILALGKAFPHQLVMQDFLVDGYFKDTNSDDPQLKQKLARLCKTTTVKTRYVVMSEEILEKYPELTTEGTPTIKQRLHICNEAVTKMAIEASQACITKWGRPTSDITHLVYVSSSEARLPGGDLYLAKGLGLSPQTKRVMLYFSGCSGGVAGVRVAKDIAENNPGSRVLLATSETTIIGYKPPSANRPYDLVGVALFGDGAGAMMIGSDPELVSENPLFELHTALQEFLPGTEKTIDGRVTEEGISFKLERELPQIIEDHIEGFCGRLMGVVGYDNKEYNKMFWAVHPGGPAILNRMEKRLDLSPEKLNASRRALADYGNASSNTIVYVLEYIIEESKKMKKEGEGDGGWGMILAFGPGVTFEGILARNLAV; this is encoded by the exons ATGGGGAGTGAACATGTTGTTCAAGGAGGTTTCCCAATGAAGGCGAACGCCGGAAATGCCACGATTCTCGCACTCGGCAAGGCTTTCCCTCACCAGCTTGTCATGCAGGATTTTCTGGTTGATGGGTATTTCAAAGATACCAACAGTGATGATCCACAGCTTAAGCAGAAGCTGGCTCGACTCT GCAAAACAACAACAGTCAAAACTAGGTATGTGGTCATGTCAGAAGAGATTCTGGAAAAGTATCCAGAGCTTACAACTGAGGGCACACCAACTATAAAGCAAAGGCTACACATTTGCAATGAAGCTGTAACAAAGATGGCAATTGAAGCTTCACAAGCTTGCATCACGAAATGGGGGAGACCTACTTCAGATATAACCCACTTAGTCTATGTCTCGTCCAGTGAAGCTCGCCTCCCGGGTGGTGACCTTTACCTAGCGAAAGGGCTTGGACTCAGTCCCCAGACTAAAAGGGTCATGCTCTACTTCTCGGGCTGCTCGGGCGGTGTGGCTGGCGTTCGTGTTGCCAAAGACATTGCCGAGAACAATCCAGGAAGTAGAGTCCTGCTCGCTACTTCTGAAACCACTATCATTGGGTACAAACCACCAAGTGCAAACAGACCATATGATCTTGTTGGTGTTGCACTTTTTGGGGATGGTGCTGGAGCCATGATGATTGGCTCAGACCCCGAATTGGTCTCTGAAAACCCGCTGTTCGAACTTCACACAGCCTTACAAGAGTTCCTGCCTGGTACTGAGAAGACCATTGATGGAAGGGTCACAGAAGAAGGGATCAGCTTCAAGCTGGAAAGAGAGCTGCCTCAAATAATTGAAGATCACATTGAAGGATTCTGTGGGAGGCTGATGGGAGTTGTTGGATACGATAACAAGGAGTACAACAAGATGTTTTGGGCTGTCCATCCAGGAGGTCCGGCAATCTTGAACCGAATGGAGAAGCGTCTTGATTTGTCGCCAGAGAAGCTGAACGCGAGCAGACGAGCTCTGGCGGATTATGGCAACGCTAGCAGTAACACCATAGTGTATGTTCTGGAGTACATCATTGAAGAGagcaagaagatgaagaaggaaggGGAAGGAGATGGCGGATGGGGAATGATCCTGGCTTTTGGACCTGGAGTTACTTTTGAGGGAATTTTAGCAAGGAACCTTgctgtctaa
- the LOC139196149 gene encoding uncharacterized protein produces MVSEQEPYGRPASVVQSILFKKNSFFLGVFCSSFIVIAEDQTLSREAASSSNTLSSNVIHGEINPNLRLCSVLLNEFNYLPWSHIIFLALGGRSKLGYANGSIKAPKPSFTSYVAWHANDQLVMSWILNSIEPKLFELFSYSEFSHVLWESIKEMYGSQNNAARIFQLKNDLTGLRQGDQSFVQHLGSMKSMWNELDMYRPHTTDFAALLKKADEDKVFQLLASLGAEYEDLRSHLLMTADLPSFNSVCQAVQQEETRRKVMHIEPQVQL; encoded by the coding sequence atggtatcagagcaggaaccATATGGTCGTCCTGCCTCTGTTGTTCAATCCATTCTattcaaaaaaaattctttctttcttggtGTCTTCTGCTCTTCGTTCATTGTCATAGCAGAAGACCAGACTTTAAGCCGAGAGGCAGCAAGCTCGTCAAACACTTTATCTTCCAATGTGATTCATGGTGAAATCAATCCAAATCTGCGCCTGTGCTCAGTGTTATTAAACGAGTTTAATTACCTACCATGGTCTCACATCATCTTTCTTGCCCTAGGTGGAAGATCGAAGCTAGGGTATGCCAATGGAAGCATTAAAGCACCTAAACCATCCTTTACATCGTATGTTGCATGGCATGCAAACGATCAGCTTGTTATGTCCTGGATACTTAACTCTATTGAACCTAAGCTGTTTGAACTATTCAGTTACTCAGAATTCTCTCATGTTTTGTGGGAATCTATCAAAGAGATGTATGGCAGCCAAAACAATGCTGCTCGTATATTTCAACTCAAGAATGATCTCACTGGGCTAAGGCAAGGTGATCAATCCTTCGTGCAACACCTTGGGAGCATGAAGTCCATGTGGAACGAACTTGACATGTATCGTCCACATACAACAGATTTCGCTGCACTCCTCAAAAAAGCCGATGAAGACAAAGTGTTTCAACTTCTGGCAAGTCTTGGAGCAGAATATGAAGATCTTCGAAGTCACTTGCTGATGACTGCAGATTTGCCCTCGTTTAATAGTGTTTGTCAAGCTGTCCAACAGGAGGAAACTCGAAGAAAAGTCATGCACATTGAACCCCAAGTCCAACTTTGA
- the LOC103436230 gene encoding uncharacterized protein, producing MRAPKRPIHTVWTWARRQPSKVQAFLAVVSGMAALVLLRFIVHDHDNLFVAAEAVHSIGISVLIYKLMKEKTCAGLSLKSQELTAMFLAVRLYCSVVMEYDIHTLLDLATLVTTLWVIYMIRFNLKSSYMEDKDNFAIYYVVVPCALLALFIHPSTSHHLLNRISWAFCVYLEAVSVLPQLRVMQNTKIVEPFTAHYVFALGVARFLSCAHWVLQVLDTRGQLLVALGYGLWPSMVLISEIVQTFILADFCYYYIKSVFGGQLVLRLPSGVV from the exons ATGAGGGCTCCGAAGAGGCCGATCCACACCGTATGGACATGGGCGCGACGCCAGCCGTCCAAAGTTCAGGCCTTTCTGGCCGTTGTTTCGGGCATGGCGGCGCTGGTTCTGCTCCGATTCATCGTCCACGATCACGACAACCTCTTTGTTGCAGCTGAGGCTGTGCACTCGATTGGAATCTCCGTTCTTATCTACAAGCTCATGAAGGAGAAGACTTGCGCTG GGCTATCACTCAAATCGCAGGAACTGACAGCTATGTTTTTAGCTGTGAGATTATACTGTAGTGTAGTTATGGAATATGATATACACACCCTGCTAGATTTAGCTACGCTGGTGACGACCCTCTGGGTCATTTATATGATCCGGTTCAACTTAAAGTCTAGTTACATGGAGGACAAGGACAACTTCGCAATATATTATGTT GTGGTTCCATGTGCTCTACTAGCTCTGTTTATTCATCCATCAACTTCTCATCATTTGTTGAACAGGATTTCCTGGGCATTTTGTGTGTATCTGGAAGCTGTTTCCGTACTGCCTCAGTTGCGGGTCATGCAAAACACAAAG ATTGTTGAGCCATTCACAGCACACTATGTGTTTGCACTGGGCGTCGCAAGGTTCCTCAGCTGTGCCCATTGGGTTCTCCAG GTATTAGATACACGTGGGCAGTTGCTTGTAGCCTTGGGCTATGGGTTATGGCCTTCCATGGTTCTTATTTCAGAAATTGTCCAGACTTTCATATTAGCAGACTTCTGTTACTACTACATTAAAAG TGTTTTCGGAGGGCAGCTTGTCCTGCGTCTCCCTTCTGGAGTTGTATGA